One stretch of Aquimarina sp. Aq107 DNA includes these proteins:
- a CDS encoding RDD family protein, which translates to MRQLIKRRLLAAMIDMALILLMIYFYAIAYNGFVEYTNLSVKIYHILFIIYGYFITQEFIFKTTIGKRMNRIRVGFEEQNLKNLTQIVLRNSFIIFEIFVPFIYLIPILINNNKIGDFFSKIKLIYD; encoded by the coding sequence ATGAGACAATTGATCAAGAGAAGATTATTAGCTGCGATGATAGACATGGCTTTAATATTGTTAATGATCTATTTCTATGCAATAGCTTACAACGGTTTTGTAGAATACACAAATCTTTCTGTTAAAATATACCATATACTATTTATAATATATGGCTATTTTATTACGCAAGAATTCATCTTTAAAACTACAATTGGAAAAAGAATGAATAGAATTCGAGTTGGTTTTGAAGAACAAAATCTAAAAAATCTTACCCAAATAGTTCTTAGAAACTCGTTTATTATATTTGAAATTTTTGTTCCTTTTATTTATTTAATTCCAATATTAATAAACAATAATAAAATTGGAGATTTTTTTAGTAAAATAAAATTAATATATGATTAA